From Drosophila santomea strain STO CAGO 1482 chromosome 2R, Prin_Dsan_1.1, whole genome shotgun sequence:
CCATGTTATCATTGAATAGATTTCAATTAGATTTATTTGCGAATACTTTCGGAGAAGAAAATTAGTAAAGGAAAACAAGTTAGGTAATGTTGAAAttgtaaatacaaattaatcCTTAAGGTCAAGTATTTCATAAGGAGACTGGGAGTCATAAGACGACAGGTTAAGCATGCCTTTGTCAATATGTAAACTATAGTTGTACAATTGTTTCGTAGCATTTGagaatttatttcaatattgacaattttattaaatgcaCTGGCCATTAAGAAAAGCGCCCATTATTTTCCCACCTTCAGCAAAGCTTTCCATTTGGAAGACATTTAATTGTTGATCCTTAACTCAAGGCTTTTAAGTGCATTTAAACCGAAAAACACTTAAATTGGACAAACAACATGGATGGCTTAACCCGTTGGCAGCATCCTTAACCCCGTGAAGCCATTTAATGCGAACTTGCCATTTGGCCAGAAGTGATGGCCGAAGTGAAATTTAAGTTGGCTCCAATTGATGGTCGCAGCATCTTTGTCTCCGTCCGTTTTTCCATCTTCTCCGGACTCGAGTCCGGTTCTTCCTGGCATCTCCGTCTCCGGCTTGGTCTCCGTAACAATTGCCGTGTACATTTCATTAAGTGCATAAGCCCGTCCGGCTGTCAGCTCTCCTCTCTCCCTTTCTTCCCTATCTTTCCTCCTTTATACCACTTTCTCCGCTTCCCTTCCTTGCCACTTCTGGCTGTTCCGTTCGTGTGGAGCGTTTTTAAGCcggaaaattatttttaatgctatTTACACTcacaaatgaaaatgcaagcgCAAATAAAGGCCGCCAGCGCCAGCAGTCACGAACTGGCCAACAACTTAACTGGCATAAATGCTACTGGGCAAGAAAAAAGatatatacaaacatatatattttgccaGACGAACGTCGAATGAAGCTATATAAGCGACAAGATTCCCTTACCAATTTACAACGATATATATCTTTGAGTTTTTAGAATAATTTACCGAATATATTCTTATGTTTAAATGTTGTGGTCCGTTTAAGTTGTAATTAAAGCAGTTATCTTAAGATGAGTCGTTGTTATTTCtcatataataattataagtTCGTCGCAAAGGCTTTAATTTTGTGCAGCATTTTTCAGTATTTCCCTTCTAAAAATAACTATTAAACCCACACTGCTACAgggtattaaaaaaaaaaatgaaactggtcaaaaaaaaaactgcctTAAAGCAGCTGCCCAGTTTCCAGACATGGACCTCGACCTGAACGCGTGTCGCTAAAAAAGTTCGGCTAAATATTTGCGAAAGCATTTTCGCTATTTGCGATGGCATTTCGTGTGGCATGCGGCATCTCCGCTGCGCTCCCTTCTCCATTCCGTACACAATCCTCATTCCGTCATCTCACGTTGCAAGTGCAGCACGCAAGAAAATCCCAGAGGGATGGGGTTCTTTCGTGGAAAATGGGGATTGAGCTGCACTTGCTTCGCTGGGGcatcaattttcattttgataaattataaaatggcCCAGCGCTGGCACCCAGAGCACCAAGCACTGAACACCGAGCACATCCGGGGTATAAATGGATTGCCCGGCGATGGCCAACGTTAACCCATGGCAGTACCCTTGAAAATTGAATGCCAATGGATTTTCGAGAGGAGACAACAAAGCAGCTTAGATGGTTTAATAAATGGGGTATATACTGTAAGGAGCGGTTCTGGTAGCCACTTTATTGATACATCAATCATCGTAGCTCATAGCTGTTTAAAACCACTTTTGCTGCGGTTTATTGAATTAATGGATGGCCTGACTTCTGAAGCTTTAAACTGAATTAGGCTTATAAGGTATCAACCTTTAGGAACATTCCTACAACTTTCTTTAgctatatataataataatatttagtttataaTTTACGTAATTATACTGTTAAGTAGTATCATAAAAATACCTTAATTGCcttacttaaaaaaatataatactgTCAAAACTGGTTTTGTAACAACGGTTTAAAGAACTTCAACGGGTTAAAAGCCATAAAGAAAGTGGTCAGACATTTTTTTAGATAGGGCGTATCATCATTAGGAGTTGAATTTTTCACAAttctttcccttttcctttagttttcttttctccCTGTCTCTGTCATGTAAATATAGTGTTGCAAATGTGGCCAGCAAGTGACATTGTTTAATTGATTGCCTCTCaacttttctcttttttccaCCAAACTAGCTGGAAAAGCTAATAAAGATTTATgtagttttaaatttgttgatttttttgtgcacctggtcaaacaaaaaactgaaagGACTTTGGAGTGGGTCAGGACTCAAAATGGTTTTGTCACGAACTGGAGGTCAGGGCCACGCAGGTCACCCTTTTTTCCTACTTCGCCTAAACAAATATGGAAATGCACGCAGGCAAAGAGCGAGCACGTAGTCAGGATAAGAACCGGAAAAATGTCCTTTGGTCCTGTTTTTCTGTACAACTTTGTGtctttctttgtttgtttttattcgtAATCAATTAAAGGATAAGGCAATCTATTAGAAAGGCAGCTGCGCCCCCTTCCTATAGGATTGGCGTGACTTGTTTGCTTAAATTACCGCAGCTGTGGAAATTTAACCCCAACTTCGTCACTCCTTTTTCACGAATAATACATAATTATCTTTCAAGCACgcatgaatattttaatattttcgcACAAATTATCTACAAATTGGAATCAATGAATATTTAAAGCGTTTAAGGGTGAACCAAGCAAGCCtattattcatttaaaaattgttttgtttttaaagctAATTACGACGGAATCTGAAAAatgccaatttaaatgtttgatGTGATGGTGTAATGAGAATTCAATTAACACATATGTacaattacaaaattaaaatttcgtTAAGTgtataattcaatttattacaTAGAAGAAggaatataatataatataagtGAATAAAAGTGTATCATGGAAACgtatttcccattttcttcgtttcatttttatgGTTACCAGCCGCCATCCGTTGTTGTAGCAGAAGTAGTGCTGTAGTTTTGATTAGAGTTATTGCCTCTATATCGGTTGCTACCATTGCCATTATTTCCATTCCCCCAATTTTTATTGCCTGATCCCATTCCGTTTGGACCACCAGGTGGTCCACCCATTCCGTTTGGACCACCTCCCATTCCATTTGGTCCACCcattccgttttgtccgccCCGACCGTTATAGCCACCCTGGCCCCCCATTCCATTACCACCCATTCCTCCTGGACCCATTCTATTACCACCCATTCCGTTACCGCCCATTCCACCTGGACCCATGCCATTTCCACCCATACCGTTTCCATATCCTCCCCTGCCACCCATTCCATTTCCGCCCATACCACCCATGCCCATTCCGTTACCACCCATTCCGTTACCACCCATTCCGTTACCACCCATGCCCATTCCGTTACCACCCATTCCTCCTTGTCCCATTCCATTGCCGTTACCGCCTCGACCACCCATTCCACCTGGTCCCATTCCGTTCCCGCGCATTCCATTGCCtcccattccatttccattctgtCCACCCATTCCGCTTCCATACTGAGCACCCATTCCATTTCCGTTTTGTCCACCCATTCCGTTTCCATACTGACCACCCATTCCATTTCCACCGTTTCCGCCGCTATTCATTCCATTGGGCCGGCCCATTCCACTGCCACCCATTCCATATCCTTGCTGGTTAGCCTGACGTTTCCCACGCTTCAAGGATTCACCTTCAAGAAAATATAGAACATAATTACATGTAAATAACATTAATTATTTGATCATCGCTTTGATAAAGATACTTGTTGTATTTGGTAGAATTAATAAACGAACCTGAAGTAGAGGAGTATTGCTCCTTCTTTACACAAGTCGGATACTTCCCGCATTTAGCGTTTTCAAGTTGAGTTGAGCCTGTACAGGGCTCTCTGGATATAATGCACTGCTGACCAGGAGCACAGGAAATATCCCGGCAGTCGCGACCGTATtctgtttatatatttacaaaaaagaATAATCCAATGCGCTgagtatttgttttttttaaaggcTTACTCGTAAATCCGTGAGCACTACCCACTATAGCTATTAGTAGGCATATACTAAAATATTGCGCCATTTTCAACGTTGTCTTTCCACTTAAACTTTTTTTGAACTCAGTTTCAAAATGACACTcatttttatacatttgtGACCAGCATGCATGAAAAGGTTTACTAATTATTTCTGTCAAAGTAAATTTACCAAATGAACACATTACGCCGCTTTCATTTAATTCCACTGATTAATTGACACAAATTTTGAGATAGTCACggcatatttattaaatttatgaatacaTATTTCATTAACTATTGCTTATTAAACAATTGCTTATTAAAATGTAGCCATGAACTTAACCAAGGctaagaaacaaattaaataaagtgaATACATTTCTGAGTGCGGAAACTGCCACGCAATTCAtcaaaaattactttttaaacGAGTCGACTTGGGCATGTCTGTCCATCTCTCCGTACGATTGTCGAGATATCAGGAATATTTATGGTGGTTTATGAAACATCTCTAGTAGATTCAGATTTTAGGTCGGTGTTAAGGTGTGCAGTAAACTTTGAAGATGACTTTGTGCTTAAACACTATTAAAACAAgctttgattatttttatttcattatttttgtcTTTCTCTATTTAAAATCTTCTTTCTTGCACTcccactagctaagtaacaGGTATTTGAAAGTCGAGTTGACTACAgctttatttttgtattacacaTATCCTACTAGATATGCTTTCCTGCAATGTCAACTGCCTACTTAGCGCAAATGAGATTTTCTTGGCCTCAGAGTCCACAATTTACGAGCATAACAAATGAAACAAAGTTTTATTCTGGCCTCCGACACTTGGGTATCTTCCATAGAAGTCGAAAAAGTTTCGCCCACGAAAtgttaaaaaagaaaagtgggAATATGTAGCTGCATCTTTATGCGCATATGTAAACATTTCCTGGCTGCATGAACTTCAAAAATCCCATGGCTAAACTACTTTGGTTCAACACGGCCTCAACTTTTTGCCCAGTTGAAAAAGTTTGCAGCCCCAAGAATGCATACATCATCCTTATATATATCTGTCCCACAATGGTGTTATAATTCACAACTTGAACCGGAACTGCCCGTTAAAACTTTCACTTGAAGGAATGCGGAAGCTAAATTACTGCAGTCAACATCGTTTATAATTTTCTTCAAGAAGTACTCTTTTTCaagatttgattttatttagttaaattatatttgttcCCAAAAATGGCAATGTAAAGTAACCTTTTTTTTCCGAAAAAGGCATGGTTCTTGTTTTGCAAACTATGCATGTAcagataataaaataataaatgtaacCCTTTGAAAGGCAATACAATGTCGAAAAAAGCCTTCTGAAAGGGTTTAACTAACAATTGAATACAAAAAACCAACTTGCACAGACTCGAAAATACTTTAATTATTCTACaatatttgattttctctTCAACACAAACCATTGCTGTCTGACTGGACCAGGTCATAGAAtggttttgttttctcttttttcccaacacattttattacactttttgttttcaaacATTCTGTTCGCTGCAAAAGAATTTTTCAAACCAAAATTCCAGTCATGCTGGTCCACGTTTGTTAGCGCAGCTCTCTGATGAAAACGATACAGAGGAGCCTGACACTTTATATGAGAAAACCATCAAGTGCTTCCCATTAAATTtatgctaaaataaatataaacacgAATTATTTGTGTTTGGCTTGCAAAAGGTTATTGGcagaaatattattattgattttatGGCGTTTAATTATCAATTTTTACCTGACAAATAGCGCTCgtcgttgtttttgtttctttatttatttttacggCCAAATGAGAGTTAAAATTAAGATTTTTGATGTGAGCTGtgataaatattaattttttacttaatatttgaaaattattattgtattttctgtgacaaaaaatattaaactcCCTGGGGAGAGAGaaaaatttgatttcaattttgttaatttttcgCGCCAAtttaagaaagaaaaaaaacacaacaaaccACTAAAGCCGAAACCCAAAGCAGCCGCACAAAACCTTCGCTCGACCACACCCCCTTTTGCCCATAAGCCCGGCGGACTCATCCTTTCTGTCCGCCGGAGACTTAACAGCTCGACAGCTGTCCGTCTGCGAGTGTGCGCCTGTGCTCGTGTGAAAGTCTGCACTTGGAAAATATCAGTACGCAAATccaaatttttaaattgctaaaattaaaaaaaaatgttgtccTAGACTAATTATATGTTTGGAAGGTTTACTGATACTACTGATAATGATACATATTTTAACATAGGTTTctacaaacaataaaaataagacCTTTTTAAAATTCTTGTGCAAAAAAGGCCCTTACTGTTTCCTTTctagtatatataatatttaagtttaaatgtaaaataggTTTTAAAATAGGATTTAAGTGTATCCTTCTGATGTGTGCGTGCATCGTTTAGATTTAGTGCCGCTTGTTACGCTTTGATGTCATGTCATTTATAAgcgacgcagcagcagcttcgGGCTGACCCCATcacgctgccacgcccctacCATTTAGACGCCCCCTTTGAAAGCGCCTCCCCCCACCCCCTGAAACCATCCAATTCTGCGTGcaacaaaatgcaaactgACAGTTTAGCATGGGAACAAGTTTTCAAGCCAGAAGGAAACTTAACATGACAGACCACGACAATGACGTTGGCAAAAAACTTAAAGCGAGCTTAAAGCCCGGGGCAAAGGTCACGTGTCCACCCTCTTTTCCACCCATCGCCGCCACCCATCGCCAAATTGCCGGACCAGCTGAGTAATTTACGCACAATAATCCGCATCGCTGAACTCTTCTTCCTTCGCTGGCCAGATGATTGATGTATGAACGTGTTAATTAGGTCCACTCGTGCCGCATTTACACTCCACTCTGCGCAAAATGGGAGAAGAAGCCAGAAATTAAAGGCGCAGATCGTCGGAGTAGGCAATAAAAATCCAAGCAAACGAGTGGGCAAACTTTGTTCGACGAATTGATTGATTTCTGGACACAAGCACATTAATCAGACCACCGAGAAATGCTGATTTGATATAAGCGAAAAAAGTTTTCGTCCAAAAGCTTTTGATTACGAGTTAAGCAGTTTTGGACAAGCCATTAGGAAGAGAGATTTTTTCAAGGTTTTTCTTCACAGATCCGGCTGAAAAGGAATTATCACTACACTTCAATAAAATGAATTGTTAATTTAAAGCttaaaattatgtatttatcTGTAGACTTAAAAGTGGcttaattaaaacttattttattcacaggaaatatatatatttcatttgataTGGTACTTACCAAGATTTTAGCCAAATTGaagtgatcctgatcaaaaatatatatttatctagCCTTTTTTTATCTATCTAATTTTATTatctaattttatttacatcaAATTTATAGTAATTAATATTATACAAAGCTTagacatttaaattatatacatacatccaGATTGAATGTTATAGATAAATAATatagataataaaatattgttacAAAGTATTTACAACCAATCTAAAGTCTAACTTCCAGTTCTCGAATCATCAATAATAGCCCACCTTTTTGGGCCTCCTCCAGGCTGAATTGtgacaaattcaatttatttcaagTTCTCAGATCAACacaaaaaatggaagagcCCAAAAAACGCTGGCAAGGAAGGAGCGCTGAAAAAGTGCAAGCTGTTCACTAAATCAAAAACAGATTTCGGTAACAAATTCGTTATGCACGTGACACGACCAAACAATGCATGTGCCTCTTCCTGCGACCGTGCTTGTGGGCAtctctgtctgtgtgtgtgtggtcgCCTAAAAGAAATTTGAATAAGTGAATTTAAAAAGCGTTGGCGGCGACTAAGGctgcacagaaaaaaagagTGAATCACCTCcaacaaaaagttaaacaacaacaaacaaaatacgAACGTAGAAAAAGAACCAATGTGTGTTCTCATAGTAAAGCCAAGGACACTTTCATGAAATGCAATTTCGCACTTGTAAACTTCTATGGCTAgcccgtgtgtgtgtgctgaaaGGATGCTGCATTTCCAGCTACTTTATAGCTAAGCTAGTAAGGATAtactaatttttattttaaatattgtatttatttaaattctattatttgaatttttattggaGTGTGCAAGTATTAGCTAGGATgggaaaaatattataaatataaaaatatgcatacaaacgacattttatttttatagtctTATGGCCATCAAGGACAATATCTTATTATTCTCTTTCGTTCCTCCGTTTCCTCGCCAAATAAGAgacaaaaaaacattttgacattttcccatttttatcTTAACCACGCTATGCAATTTTCTCCCTTTAGCTAGAAAATGTTAAGCAGCACCACTGAAACACCGCCGCACCACTCCACTTCAAGCCTTTCACCCTGCTCACCACCGCCCCCTACTGGGACCCCCTCCCCCAACGAAAGCCCCTCCAACAGTAACATGCAAATCTGACTGTTGATGGCGCATTTTGCTTCGTCGGGCTTTCATTTTTCTACACCCatattcttttttgtttggctatTTTTTTGATACTACATATTTTTTGGGCAGGAGTATGTGTAGGGaacttgtttatttgcatGTCGTTGGTTTCATTTGCGCCTAGGCTCAAATAGGTACCTGTGCAACCGGAGATCCTTGCTTTCATATTTGCACATTTTGGCTAATGGATTTCCTTTACTGGTTCTACCTTCTCGCTTCTTTTCTTCTCTCTCTTTCGGCACTTTTGCGGTTGCACACGGCGTatccttaatatttgttgTATGCCTCATTTGGCTAGCTTCGGgattcgttttcattttctctgGATTTTTTTCGTCCTTTTCCTAAGTTTTCGCCAGGCATTTGCAGCGTGtcttaattgaaaattcaattagacctgtgtaaatattttttcggGGCAGCTGCTGCAAATTGAGTTAAAGTTGTTTATCTAAATAAGAATGAGTGCAGCCTGCTGGCTTCCCCTACTTCCTGGACCGGCGTTTCTGCATTTTAATTAGAGTTTAAATATCTCAGTGCAAATTGGAAACTTTACTCAGCCGCAAAATGAAAGTGGCTTCGCTGCCCTTGGAAGTGTTTTGCGCTCTGTTGGCTTCGTGtcgtgtttgtttgtttgctttttggtcAAGCGAACCTATTTTGAATGCCCCGAAATCAACAAAGTTGATGAGgtaaatacaaatttcatTACTTTCTCGAAAAAGCTAACACATGCATACTTTTCCCTTAATTTCTgtaatataatttgtaattcCGTATTATAATTAATAGCAGAATGGCCTGCgtaaaaaatgattaaaaatgATAGCAAATTAAAGAATTCTTCATTAAAATGTGTTTAACTATTTTTTAATGATCTTTAATATCTTTATTTAACAAGAATGACTCCCTTCCTAAAATTTTATTCGGAGGTCAATACATCCCCCAAAATCCCATTTCTAAATGCACCACCAACCACTTCTTTTGTGTTCTCCGTGCCTTAGTTCAGTGTGCTGCACGTGACTTGATTGTCAGTTGCAATTTAAGAATTCGATAGTTTGACAATGCATTTTGGCTCGTTTCGCTGCGTTTCTCCCCTGAATCGATCGATTTCTATTCGATTTGGGTGTGGGTGGAGGTCAGAGGTCAGGCAGCCGTTGCGTGCTGAGGgtgaaaagaaaagaaaaacaaaacactaaAATGTCGAATAAATAATCGTCTATTTCACTTCGTTTGGATGGCTTGGCTATTTAAAATGGGTAATGTCTgcattatttcaaatttaaaaaaaggttGAATGTTTTAAGTGAAATGTTTATGCTTTTCGGATTAAACGTTTCGGATTGAACGATTCAGGTGTCGTAGATCTTAAAAATAGAAACGTTCTGGAAATTTGTATGAATTTATCGAGTTTATTCTGTTAACACAATAGTCTGAActgcaattttaatgcaatatGTGTTAtaagattttcttttaaaaacgACCATAACCCTTTTAAACCTCTCTTCTGGTCAATTCGATGGGATTATTGGGCAAATTGGATGGCAAACGAATCTTTAATCGCTTCCATCTTTGgcgcaaaaatattttctgctTTTAAACAAgctttccatttttattttatgtttttcattCGCTTTGCAAAGTTTAACTCATTCATGTGCAAAAATTTTCCATGGGGAGGATTGGTCGAGTGGCGAGAGCCGAGAGCAGAGAGCTCTGGAGCCACAGTTCATTTAAGCGtgtaaaaacataaatcaaaaagaCCCGGCCTAATGGCCACACACAGTTGTCCCCCTCCTATGCCTCGTTTGCCCtgtttttccgctgctttccTACCGATTTTCCCcctttgttttcctttctattTTGGTCCTGCGCGGCACCCGAAGTGTATATAAATTGCCtacttgcattttaattaaactggCTAAAAAGCATAGCCAATGTCAAACGCTAGACcagcttttgcttttggttttgccTTCCCAATTTTACCCGTTTCAACACTCTGACTGGAACAATGGCCAGTGATGTGAGCATTTGACCCTTTGAACCAACTGACCGCAGTTGACTTTGAGCAAATATCAGGCTGCCAATTGAGCTATTGTGCGCAATCGAAGGGCTGTTTGGGCACGGAAAAACACAttaataaataagcaaaaaatttaattcttcTGTTCGTGATAATTCTTCTGTTCGTGACTAATTTCGCACACCTCTATATTGAATTCCGCTCTCTGCGTTTTGCTTGCAACCATCCCATTGCCTCCTCACTCTCCAGTGGCTGTTTGTGGCAGCTGTTGCCGCACTTTGATGTAAATAATGTTTGCTAAATATTTCTCCGTTGCAATGCTGCGACTCTCTcattaaatttacattttcccAACGTAAAAAAGTGCGCCCAGGGGCGCTGGTGGAGGGGTTGGTGGAGTCGGCTGGCCATTTTGGTCAGCATGCCACTTCCAGTTGACAACATATGGCACCTCTGGCCGAAACCCTGCCTGCCGGCAATTTGCCTAACCCTCGAGGACGAGGCGGGGGGCAGGAAACTGCCGAGTGGGACAGCGTGACCAGGTAATGGACTGTAATTATGCTAAATAAGCCATGTAAAAagtgtggatgtgtgtgggtgagtgggtCCTTTCGAGTGGTTAGAGTTCCCGCTGTGCGAGCTCGTCCTTAGTTGCTTTTGATGGAAAGAGAAAGTTGATGAAGTTACTCAATTTGAACATGACCATCCCATCCGTGGCACTCCCTTCCCGTCCCGCGATATGAAATACAAGCCCCAAAAGAATGTTGACATTCCTTTAATCTACAATTCATTTACTACGAAATTGAAGTGCAAAGGGGAATGCGTTTGAAATTACTGGCTTAATAAGGGGTCTGAAGTGTATTTAATGCTGAAAGAATTGTCCAGTGAtagaaaattggaaaatatttcagaACAGTATTTACTACCATGTATTTAATAATTAGAACATGTAAAAAAAGTGCTGTCTTAGGCAGAGTACATCCTATTTCAATTCCTAAGCTGTATTAATGTGTTGAGCGTTTCATCTCCTGTCAAATTGTATGATGCATCACCGAAAGAGAgctaaatttataaaatggtCCCGAAAGCTACCCTAATAATTCACTTTCTAACACACATTTCTCTTATTTATAGATCCATCTGTTAGCATAGTATAGTATATCTGTGTAACCctcaattattttatttatttttatatattgtgCAAACTTTTTCGGCCACTTATGTTACATGTTAATCCTTAAAAACACTGTGCCTCTTACAATAGAAAAGTCTGGAATATGGAATGGGGAAAAGGAGGATTCAGACCACTGAGGGAAAGGAGGATCGCATACTAATACCAAACAATTTACAGTTCcctgtgttttttttttgctgccgGTTGCTGCGTAAAGCACCCACTCAACCCACCAGAAAACACCCACGCAGCTTCAGGAGCGAACGGAAGGCCTTAACATTTATGATTAATGAGCCTTAACTTTTGCACTTCATGGCAATTTATGCGGCGTCTGGCCATTTGGCTTTTTCGTATCTCTTCGCCAGACTGAAATTTCACCTCCCAGTTTCGGCCTTGGTTAAGTTAAGACAGGCAACCATTGTAAATGTTTGTTGCGCAATTAAAAGTCCGATCCAATGCTGATATTCCCCCCggtaatttgatttattccGACTGCCTTGCCTCCATCACAATTGAAACCAGGTTGGAGCCACAAATAAACAAGGGGACGTGGTTTCAGGAATGCTGAACCACTTAACACCCTTTAATCCGCTTAAGTGCAGTTTCCGGAAGTTTATAGgctttataatttaatataacctaacaatgcaaaaaattgatttaaaaatgaagataagttttatataaaataataatggtttatttagttttttagttttatatataataatattaaattatttttaaaattattctTTTACATAGCATTCGAatttgtattaatattaatttaaagaaCTAATTTGCGTTAGgaatattgaacatttttataaaaattaacattttgctCATCATACCATAAAATCCCCTAAAGCACCCAAACGCCCACTTCAATTGTAAAATTCTTAACGAAAAAATTcctttatatgtatatatatagataccCATCAGTTTCCACAGTTTGTCAATAAACATATCAATATGCGCACAAAATTGGTTTAATGTCAATCAACAATGGAAAATGTTGGGGAGTGAAAAGAAAATGTGGCAATTCAATGCTATCCTGATTTCAGcattaaca
This genomic window contains:
- the LOC120446676 gene encoding glycine-rich cell wall structural protein 1.8; amino-acid sequence: MAQYFSICLLIAIVGSAHGFTKYGRDCRDISCAPGQQCIISREPCTGSTQLENAKCGKYPTCVKKEQYSSTSGESLKRGKRQANQQGYGMGGSGMGRPNGMNSGGNGGNGMGGQYGNGMGGQNGNGMGAQYGSGMGGQNGNGMGGNGMRGNGMGPGGMGGRGGNGNGMGQGGMGGNGMGMGGNGMGGNGMGGNGMGMGGMGGNGMGGRGGYGNGMGGNGMGPGGMGGNGMGGNRMGPGGMGGNGMGGQGGYNGRGGQNGMGGPNGMGGGPNGMGGPPGGPNGMGSGNKNWGNGNNGNGSNRYRGNNSNQNYSTTSATTTDGGW